The following proteins come from a genomic window of Rhizobium sp. 007:
- a CDS encoding amino acid synthesis family protein: protein MKAEIRKLAVFLEETHSEMGRTVSPPTRKAAAIAVIRNPFAGRYVEDLTPLIDIGAELGGLLGEKCVVALGIEPSEAESYGKAAMVGEDGELEHAAALLHPAMGKPLRAAVEKGAALVPSSKKRGGPGQTLDIPLGHKDAAFVRSHFDGMEVSLNDSPRADEIMVAVAVTDSGRPFARVGGLKVDEIEGKDGLR, encoded by the coding sequence ATGAAAGCCGAAATCCGTAAACTCGCCGTTTTTCTCGAGGAAACCCATTCTGAAATGGGCCGGACGGTTTCGCCACCGACCCGCAAGGCGGCCGCAATTGCGGTTATCCGCAACCCCTTTGCCGGACGCTATGTCGAGGACCTGACGCCGCTGATCGATATCGGCGCAGAACTCGGCGGCCTGCTGGGGGAGAAATGTGTGGTGGCATTGGGCATTGAGCCCTCCGAGGCCGAGAGCTACGGCAAGGCAGCCATGGTCGGCGAGGACGGCGAGCTGGAACATGCCGCCGCCCTACTGCATCCCGCCATGGGCAAGCCGCTTCGCGCCGCCGTCGAGAAAGGCGCGGCCCTGGTCCCGTCGTCGAAGAAGCGTGGCGGGCCTGGCCAGACACTCGACATACCCCTCGGCCACAAGGATGCAGCCTTCGTCCGCTCACACTTCGACGGCATGGAGGTAAGCCTAAACGATTCCCCGCGCGCCGACGAGATCATGGTCGCGGTCGCCGTCACGGACAGCGGCCGGCCTTTTGCCCGCGTCGGCGGCCTGAAGGTGGACGAGATCGAAGGCAAGGACGGACTGCGCTAG
- a CDS encoding amidohydrolase family protein encodes MADVAGGNEKAGRLVIKNIGLILSGKIEQPILDGDCIVCDDGIITAVGYEKDIDTEGAKTIVDARATTVAPGLIDSHVHPVIGDYTPRQQQLNWIDSTLNGGVTTMISAGEVHAPGRPRDIVGLKAHAIASQRFYENFRPSGVKVHAGAPVIETGMVEQDFKDLAEAGVKLLGEVGLGSVKDAANAKQMVAWARKYGIQSTIHTGGPSIPGSGLIDKDVVLEADTDVVGHLNGGHTALPDDQIVCICERCMRGLEIVHNGNERAALLTVNTARELKKLDQVILGTDGPAGSGVQPLGILRMVSLVASLSDTPAEVAFCFATGNTARQRNLDCGVIEPGRTADFVIMDRAQHAPGATLLESVKLGNLPGIGMTVIDGVIRTQRSRNTPPPTAVPEIVFGRYAQYGG; translated from the coding sequence ATGGCTGATGTAGCGGGCGGAAACGAAAAGGCTGGCAGGCTGGTCATCAAGAATATCGGCCTGATCCTTTCCGGCAAGATCGAGCAGCCGATCCTCGACGGGGACTGCATCGTTTGCGACGACGGGATTATCACCGCCGTAGGTTATGAGAAGGACATCGACACGGAAGGCGCCAAGACGATCGTCGACGCCAGGGCGACGACAGTCGCCCCCGGGCTCATCGACAGCCACGTCCACCCGGTGATCGGTGACTACACACCGCGCCAGCAGCAACTGAACTGGATCGACTCGACGCTCAACGGCGGTGTAACGACGATGATCTCGGCTGGCGAAGTGCACGCACCCGGCCGTCCGCGCGACATCGTCGGCCTCAAAGCGCATGCGATTGCCTCGCAGCGGTTCTACGAAAATTTCCGCCCCTCAGGGGTCAAGGTTCATGCCGGTGCGCCGGTCATCGAGACGGGCATGGTCGAACAGGATTTCAAGGATCTGGCGGAGGCCGGCGTCAAGCTGCTCGGCGAAGTCGGTCTTGGCAGCGTCAAGGACGCCGCCAATGCCAAGCAGATGGTGGCCTGGGCGCGCAAGTACGGCATCCAGAGCACAATTCACACTGGTGGTCCTTCGATTCCCGGCTCGGGCCTGATCGACAAGGATGTGGTGCTGGAGGCGGATACCGATGTGGTCGGCCATCTGAACGGCGGGCATACGGCGCTGCCGGACGACCAGATCGTCTGCATCTGCGAGCGCTGCATGCGGGGTCTCGAGATCGTTCACAACGGAAACGAGCGTGCAGCGCTGCTGACCGTCAACACGGCGCGTGAACTCAAGAAGCTCGATCAGGTCATTCTCGGCACCGATGGACCGGCGGGTTCCGGCGTGCAGCCGCTCGGCATCCTGCGCATGGTGTCGTTGGTCGCTAGTCTTTCCGACACGCCGGCGGAGGTGGCCTTCTGTTTCGCCACCGGCAATACGGCCCGCCAGCGCAATCTCGACTGCGGCGTCATCGAGCCCGGCAGGACGGCCGACTTCGTCATCATGGACCGGGCCCAGCATGCGCCAGGCGCGACCCTCCTCGAGTCCGTGAAGCTCGGCAACCTGCCCGGGATCGGCATGACAGTCATCGACGGCGTAATCCGGACGCAGCGAAGCCGCAACACGCCGCCGCCCACGGCGGTGCCGGAGATCGTCTTCGGCCGGTATGCCCAGTATGGGGGCTGA
- a CDS encoding ferredoxin--NADP reductase, whose translation MTTQSTGKTGAGEKQDADRPKSPAPADIFAQTVTAVKHYTDRLFHFRITRPPSFRFRSGEFVMIGLPNAVKPMFRAYSMASPSWDEEIEFLSIKVQGGPFTEHLQKIIPGDTVLMRKKPTGTLVLDALLPGKRLYLFSTGTGVAPFASLIRDPDTYEKFEEVILVQTCREVAELTYITELVDGLKHDPLIGEAASEKLRLHTTTTREAFPRMGRVTDLIRSGAFFRETGLPLFDPTQDRAMICGSMEMLKDSKTVLKSFGLVEGANHAPATYVVERAFVG comes from the coding sequence ATGACCACGCAATCGACCGGCAAAACCGGCGCAGGAGAGAAGCAGGACGCCGACAGGCCGAAGTCTCCAGCCCCGGCAGACATCTTTGCTCAGACCGTGACGGCGGTGAAGCACTACACCGACCGGCTGTTCCATTTCCGCATCACCAGGCCCCCAAGCTTTCGCTTCCGCTCCGGCGAATTCGTCATGATCGGCCTGCCAAATGCGGTGAAGCCGATGTTCCGCGCCTATTCGATGGCCAGCCCCTCTTGGGACGAGGAGATCGAATTCCTTTCGATCAAGGTGCAGGGCGGGCCGTTCACCGAACACCTGCAGAAGATCATTCCCGGGGACACGGTGCTGATGCGCAAGAAACCGACCGGCACGCTGGTGCTCGATGCCCTGCTGCCGGGCAAGCGGCTCTACCTCTTCTCGACCGGAACAGGCGTCGCGCCATTCGCGAGCCTTATCCGCGATCCGGACACCTATGAGAAGTTCGAGGAAGTGATCCTCGTGCAGACCTGCCGAGAAGTCGCCGAACTCACCTACATCACCGAACTGGTAGACGGACTTAAACACGATCCGCTGATTGGCGAAGCAGCAAGCGAGAAACTACGCCTCCATACGACGACGACACGCGAAGCGTTCCCCCGCATGGGCCGCGTCACCGATCTCATCCGCAGCGGAGCTTTCTTTCGCGAAACTGGGCTGCCGCTCTTCGATCCGACGCAGGACCGCGCCATGATCTGCGGCTCGATGGAAATGCTGAAGGACAGCAAGACGGTTCTTAAATCCTTCGGGCTCGTCGAAGGCGCCAACCATGCGCCGGCCACTTATGTCGTCGAACGGGCATTCGTCGGTTGA
- a CDS encoding transcriptional regulator produces the protein METKLLTVDPMKDAEVVQALGSPTRIEILNLLRQKGPLNVNDIAGHMGLPQSTAATNLKALEQAGLIQTQTMKATKGNQKVCSCIYDEILIRFDASGTKSAEDVVTVSMPIGLFTEFEVEAPCGLCSVNNVIGMLDVQEVFLDPQRMQAALLWFTRGYVEYKFPNNAKVTGRKIRKVEFSAELSSETPATNANWPSDISIWVNGIKAGHWTSPGDFGDRRGMYSPAWWKLSGSQYGKLKTWTIDDKGTWIDGAMVSPQTIASLGIADHHSIRFRIGIDEKADNPGGMNIFGKGFGDFDQDLVMSIYF, from the coding sequence ATGGAGACTAAGCTTCTAACCGTCGATCCGATGAAGGATGCCGAAGTCGTACAGGCCCTCGGTTCACCGACGCGTATCGAAATCCTCAACCTGCTGCGCCAGAAAGGTCCCTTGAATGTGAACGACATCGCCGGTCACATGGGCTTGCCGCAATCGACGGCGGCGACCAACTTGAAGGCGCTGGAACAGGCAGGGCTGATACAGACGCAGACGATGAAGGCGACGAAAGGTAATCAGAAGGTCTGCTCCTGCATCTACGACGAAATTCTGATCCGTTTCGACGCCAGTGGCACAAAGTCTGCGGAAGACGTCGTAACCGTCAGCATGCCGATCGGGCTTTTCACGGAGTTCGAAGTGGAGGCGCCCTGCGGCCTGTGCTCGGTCAACAACGTCATCGGCATGCTGGACGTGCAGGAAGTCTTCCTCGACCCGCAGCGCATGCAGGCCGCACTTTTGTGGTTCACCCGCGGCTATGTGGAGTACAAATTTCCGAACAATGCCAAGGTCACGGGCCGAAAGATCCGCAAGGTGGAGTTTTCGGCGGAGCTCAGCTCCGAGACGCCGGCGACCAATGCCAACTGGCCATCCGACATTTCGATCTGGGTGAATGGCATCAAGGCCGGCCACTGGACGTCACCGGGCGATTTCGGCGACCGGCGCGGCATGTACTCGCCGGCCTGGTGGAAACTCAGCGGCTCGCAATACGGCAAGCTCAAGACCTGGACGATCGACGACAAGGGAACCTGGATCGATGGTGCGATGGTCTCGCCACAGACGATTGCCTCGCTCGGCATTGCCGATCATCATTCCATTCGCTTTCGTATCGGCATTGACGAGAAGGCGGACAATCCGGGCGGCATGAATATTTTTGGCAAGGGCTTCGGGGATTTCGACCAGGACCTGGTGATGTCGATCTACTTTTGA
- a CDS encoding carbohydrate ABC transporter permease produces MPGKTIGNALLLVLTLCIACMWAFPIYWAIVTSIKPEQEVVSKTTFIPDVFNFSAYYFALFNTNLATWYMNSIVTSVTVTIVVIVISVMCAYALSQIVFPGRKLLYGIILASFMVPSQALVVSQFVLMHRLGLINTWGGIILPQLVVPVVVIVYKQFFDSVPKELREAAKLDGCGEFQILFKLYLPLNWGITTALAIITYIMAWNAFLWPFLVTSSEDMMTVTVGITQISDAFGVKYARDMAVAILAAMPVAVAYLLFQKRVTQALMLSSGIKG; encoded by the coding sequence ATGCCCGGCAAGACCATCGGCAACGCGCTTCTTCTCGTCCTGACCCTGTGCATCGCCTGCATGTGGGCATTCCCGATCTATTGGGCGATCGTCACATCGATCAAGCCCGAGCAGGAGGTGGTATCGAAAACCACCTTCATTCCCGACGTCTTCAACTTTTCGGCCTATTACTTTGCGCTTTTCAATACCAATCTCGCCACCTGGTACATGAATTCGATCGTGACCTCCGTCACCGTTACGATCGTCGTGATCGTGATCAGCGTGATGTGCGCCTACGCGCTGTCGCAGATCGTCTTTCCGGGCCGCAAACTGCTCTATGGCATCATCCTAGCGAGCTTCATGGTGCCGTCGCAGGCTCTTGTGGTATCGCAGTTCGTGCTCATGCACCGGCTGGGCCTGATCAACACCTGGGGTGGCATCATTCTGCCGCAACTGGTCGTTCCGGTGGTCGTCATCGTCTACAAGCAGTTCTTCGATTCCGTTCCTAAGGAATTGCGCGAAGCGGCAAAGCTCGACGGCTGCGGGGAATTCCAGATCCTCTTCAAGCTCTATCTGCCGCTGAACTGGGGAATTACCACGGCACTTGCGATCATTACCTACATCATGGCCTGGAACGCCTTCTTGTGGCCCTTCCTTGTCACGAGCTCGGAGGACATGATGACGGTTACCGTCGGCATTACCCAGATCAGCGATGCCTTCGGCGTCAAATATGCCCGTGACATGGCCGTCGCGATCCTCGCCGCCATGCCCGTCGCAGTTGCCTATCTGCTCTTCCAGAAGCGCGTTACGCAGGCGCTGATGCTCTCTTCGGGCATCAAGGGGTAG
- a CDS encoding sugar ABC transporter permease, producing the protein MIAPFLTAYLVVFAYPVYKMFALSFTDAPLIGVGQWVGFGNYVKLFGQKLFYTSVWNTGYFVVLTVIPNTLIGLGLALMVVRLKGWLQSLILVLFFIPYILPVSVVTQIWQWVLDQQFGIAQYIIEFFTGKRISVFRDPVWAMPMVALVTVWWTNGFNLLLFIAGLRNIPQDYYEAAMLDGATRLQCFRRITWPLIWPVTALVLTLQLILQLKIFDQVYLMTEGGPFNSTYVLLQLVYREAFRLNHGGVGSAVAVMLFLIIVVVSVLQYQLLRVRER; encoded by the coding sequence ATGATCGCGCCGTTTCTGACCGCCTATCTGGTCGTGTTTGCTTACCCGGTCTACAAGATGTTTGCCTTGAGCTTCACCGACGCGCCACTGATCGGCGTGGGGCAGTGGGTTGGGTTCGGCAACTATGTGAAGCTTTTCGGCCAGAAGCTCTTCTATACGTCCGTGTGGAACACCGGCTATTTCGTCGTGTTGACCGTCATTCCGAACACGCTGATCGGCCTTGGTCTGGCGCTGATGGTCGTGCGGCTGAAGGGCTGGCTGCAGAGCCTGATACTCGTGCTTTTCTTCATCCCCTATATCCTGCCGGTTTCTGTCGTGACCCAGATATGGCAATGGGTGCTCGACCAGCAGTTCGGCATCGCGCAGTACATCATCGAATTCTTCACCGGCAAGCGCATCAGTGTTTTCCGTGATCCCGTCTGGGCCATGCCGATGGTGGCCCTCGTCACGGTCTGGTGGACGAACGGCTTCAACCTTTTGCTTTTCATCGCCGGACTGCGCAATATTCCGCAGGATTATTATGAGGCTGCGATGCTCGACGGTGCGACGCGCCTCCAGTGCTTCCGCCGCATCACCTGGCCGCTGATCTGGCCGGTCACGGCGCTCGTTCTTACGCTCCAGCTTATCCTGCAGCTGAAGATCTTCGACCAGGTCTATCTGATGACCGAAGGCGGACCGTTCAACTCGACCTACGTGCTGCTGCAGCTCGTTTACCGCGAGGCCTTCCGCCTCAATCATGGTGGTGTCGGCTCGGCGGTCGCCGTGATGCTCTTCCTGATCATCGTCGTCGTTTCCGTGCTGCAATACCAGCTTCTGCGCGTAAGGGAGCGCTGA
- a CDS encoding ABC transporter substrate-binding protein gives MKILLKLAVSAAIALLPSAAAFAQTDITWWDFLSGGDGIRMKALIKEFNDTHPDIKINATTLEWGVPFYTKVQTSAAVGQQPDIMTYHMSRYPLAVPTGILRPFSDEELATAGIKKENYVDAAWKQATFDNKVYGIPFDVHSIVLYYNKTILKEAGLLGDDGLPKGLDGLDNFNAALEKIKATGKVEYPLSLHTDEGGSMWRVFYTLLSQQGAKFIDADEILPGDAGVKALQTMANWVSTGYSPKLISYEASIALFTSGKAAMHINGVWEVPTMVDLQKNGNLGFEWGAIEIPNLMGTQATWADSHSFAIPNSDAKPIAPEKVKIVLEIINWMNEHSISWASAGHIPAYKPVTDSKEFKEMQPNATYAKLADTAAFDPVSKLAGVAGPIYEATQNFVVPALNGQLEPEDAIEQMREELKSQM, from the coding sequence GTGAAAATACTATTGAAACTGGCCGTTTCGGCGGCAATCGCATTGCTGCCCTCGGCAGCGGCATTCGCACAGACGGATATTACCTGGTGGGATTTCTTAAGCGGAGGTGACGGTATCCGCATGAAGGCGCTCATCAAGGAGTTCAACGACACCCACCCGGACATCAAGATCAACGCGACGACGCTTGAATGGGGCGTTCCCTTCTATACCAAGGTGCAGACGTCGGCAGCCGTCGGCCAGCAGCCCGACATCATGACCTATCATATGTCGCGCTATCCGCTCGCCGTCCCGACCGGCATCCTGCGGCCATTCTCGGATGAAGAGCTCGCTACGGCCGGTATCAAGAAGGAAAACTACGTCGATGCTGCCTGGAAGCAGGCGACGTTTGACAACAAAGTCTATGGCATTCCCTTCGACGTTCATTCGATCGTCCTTTACTACAACAAGACCATTTTGAAAGAGGCCGGGCTGCTGGGCGACGACGGTCTGCCCAAGGGTCTCGACGGGCTCGACAATTTCAATGCCGCGCTCGAGAAGATCAAGGCAACCGGCAAGGTCGAGTATCCGTTGTCGCTGCATACCGACGAAGGCGGTTCGATGTGGCGCGTCTTTTATACCCTGCTTTCACAGCAGGGCGCGAAGTTCATCGATGCAGACGAGATCCTGCCGGGCGATGCCGGCGTCAAGGCGCTGCAGACCATGGCGAACTGGGTCTCCACCGGCTATTCGCCGAAACTGATTTCCTATGAAGCCTCGATTGCGCTTTTCACCTCCGGCAAGGCCGCCATGCATATCAACGGCGTCTGGGAGGTGCCGACCATGGTCGACCTGCAGAAGAACGGCAATCTCGGTTTCGAATGGGGTGCCATCGAAATTCCGAATCTGATGGGTACGCAGGCGACCTGGGCGGACTCGCACTCCTTCGCGATCCCGAACAGCGATGCCAAGCCGATCGCTCCGGAGAAGGTGAAGATTGTACTCGAGATCATCAACTGGATGAACGAGCATAGCATCTCCTGGGCGAGCGCGGGTCACATTCCGGCCTATAAGCCCGTGACCGACAGCAAGGAATTCAAGGAAATGCAGCCGAACGCGACCTATGCGAAGCTCGCAGACACGGCTGCCTTCGATCCGGTCTCCAAACTCGCAGGCGTCGCAGGCCCGATCTACGAAGCGACGCAGAACTTCGTGGTTCCGGCATTGAACGGGCAGCTCGAACCGGAAGACGCGATCGAGCAAATGCGCGAAGAACTGAAGAGCCAGATGTGA
- the ugpC gene encoding sn-glycerol-3-phosphate ABC transporter ATP-binding protein UgpC — translation MSGIKLTNVSKSFGSFKVIHGVDIEIEQGEFAVFVGPSGCGKSTLLRMIAGLEETSGGQIRIENDDVTHREASKRGVAMVFQSYALYPHLSVFENMAFSLSIARRPKVEIQQKVKAAADILRLGDYLDHKPSQLSGGQRQRVAIGRAIVREPRVFLFDEPLSNLDAELRVKMRMEIARLHRQIGATMVYVTHDQVEAMTLADKIVVLRGGVVQQVGAPLELYRDPQNMFVAGFIGSPGMNFLKAKVVNAGQGFLRVELEDAPGQPFDLPTRTGVAAGASVHVGVRPEHIGLGAGEGTVTLPAVAEFTEELGGTGYLHILTASGAEMTVECRDSRPQPKEKIHLSLRVPEMLAFDSESRRLS, via the coding sequence ATGTCTGGTATCAAGCTGACGAATGTCAGCAAGTCGTTCGGCTCGTTCAAGGTCATTCATGGCGTCGATATCGAGATCGAACAGGGCGAGTTCGCGGTTTTTGTCGGTCCCTCGGGCTGCGGAAAGTCGACGTTGCTCAGAATGATTGCAGGGCTGGAGGAGACGAGCGGTGGGCAAATCCGCATCGAAAACGACGACGTGACGCACAGGGAAGCCTCCAAGCGCGGCGTGGCGATGGTCTTCCAGTCCTATGCGCTTTATCCGCATCTGTCCGTTTTCGAAAACATGGCGTTCAGCCTGTCGATCGCGCGCCGGCCAAAGGTGGAGATCCAGCAGAAGGTCAAGGCGGCGGCGGACATTCTGCGTCTCGGTGACTATCTGGATCACAAGCCAAGCCAGCTTTCCGGCGGCCAGCGCCAGCGCGTGGCGATCGGCCGGGCGATCGTGCGCGAGCCGCGCGTCTTCCTGTTTGATGAGCCACTGTCCAATCTTGACGCCGAACTGCGCGTAAAGATGCGCATGGAGATCGCCCGCCTGCACCGGCAGATCGGCGCGACCATGGTCTATGTCACGCATGACCAGGTGGAGGCGATGACGCTTGCCGACAAGATCGTCGTGCTGAGGGGAGGCGTCGTCCAGCAGGTCGGCGCGCCGCTCGAGCTCTATCGCGATCCGCAAAACATGTTCGTCGCAGGCTTCATCGGCTCGCCGGGCATGAACTTTCTGAAGGCAAAAGTCGTAAACGCAGGGCAAGGCTTTTTGCGGGTCGAGCTTGAAGACGCGCCCGGCCAGCCGTTCGATCTGCCGACGCGTACGGGTGTTGCTGCCGGCGCATCCGTCCATGTCGGCGTCCGTCCGGAGCATATCGGGCTCGGGGCGGGCGAAGGCACTGTGACGCTTCCGGCCGTGGCCGAGTTCACCGAGGAGCTCGGCGGCACCGGCTACCTGCACATTCTGACTGCGAGTGGCGCGGAAATGACGGTCGAGTGCCGCGACAGCCGCCCGCAGCCCAAGGAAAAGATCCACCTCTCTTTGAGGGTGCCCGAAATGCTGGCCTTCGACAGCGAAAGCAGGAGGCTCAGCTGA
- a CDS encoding alpha-N-arabinofuranosidase: MRAKATLNREFTISTVDKRVYGSFLEHMGRAVYTGIYEPGHAKADKDGFRTDVLDMVRDLDMPIVRYPGGNFVSAYHWEDGIGPRDQRPTRLDLAWRTRETNQVGINEFADWSKLANTEMMLAMNLGSRGLNDARNFLEYCNHPGGTYWSDLRAKHGYKDPHNVRIWCLGNEMDGPWQVGHKSAAEYGHLANEVSKAFKYFDKTLETVVCGSSNDKMKSYPEWEATVLDASYDSVDYISLHKYFGNEEDDTLNYYAKAIELDRYIVTIGGVIDYIKAKKRSKRDVKICFDEWNVWYHDRKEDGERIASWDWPEAPPLLEELYNLEDAIFVASLINVFIRRSDRVKIACMAQLVNVIAPILTKAGGPAWRQSIYYPLQFASKYGRGTALTVSSSSPTYDCEVAQDVPYLDLSAVLHDDGKTIALFAINRSLDEAMDLSVELQGFKGLKIVQHHVMTGEDLKARNAVENQERIVPRSGTGLSITDEGALIGALPAKSYHFILLSVASA; this comes from the coding sequence ATGCGGGCAAAAGCCACACTCAACCGGGAATTTACGATTTCGACCGTCGACAAGCGGGTCTACGGCTCCTTCCTTGAGCACATGGGCCGGGCCGTTTACACCGGCATCTATGAACCGGGCCATGCGAAGGCGGACAAGGACGGCTTTCGAACCGATGTTCTTGATATGGTGCGCGATCTCGACATGCCGATCGTGCGTTATCCGGGTGGCAATTTCGTCTCGGCCTATCATTGGGAAGACGGTATCGGCCCGCGGGACCAGCGTCCGACCCGGCTTGATCTTGCGTGGCGAACACGTGAAACGAACCAAGTGGGCATCAACGAATTCGCCGACTGGTCGAAGCTTGCCAACACCGAGATGATGCTCGCCATGAACCTCGGCTCGCGCGGCCTGAACGATGCCCGCAACTTCCTCGAATATTGCAATCATCCGGGCGGAACCTACTGGAGCGACCTGCGCGCCAAGCACGGCTACAAGGACCCGCACAATGTCCGTATCTGGTGCCTCGGAAACGAGATGGACGGTCCTTGGCAGGTCGGCCACAAGAGTGCTGCCGAGTACGGCCACCTCGCCAACGAGGTCAGCAAGGCCTTCAAATATTTCGACAAGACCTTGGAGACGGTTGTCTGCGGCTCGTCCAACGACAAGATGAAGAGTTATCCCGAATGGGAGGCGACGGTTCTCGATGCGAGCTATGACAGCGTCGACTACATTTCGTTGCACAAGTACTTCGGCAACGAAGAAGACGACACGCTGAACTATTATGCCAAGGCGATCGAGCTCGATCGCTATATCGTCACCATCGGCGGCGTCATCGACTACATCAAGGCGAAGAAGCGATCGAAGCGCGACGTGAAGATCTGCTTCGACGAATGGAACGTCTGGTATCACGACCGCAAGGAAGACGGCGAGCGTATCGCGAGCTGGGATTGGCCGGAAGCGCCGCCGCTCCTCGAAGAACTCTATAATCTCGAGGATGCGATTTTCGTCGCTTCGCTGATCAATGTCTTCATCCGCCGCTCTGACCGGGTCAAGATCGCCTGCATGGCGCAGCTCGTCAACGTGATTGCGCCGATCCTCACCAAGGCCGGCGGTCCGGCATGGCGCCAGTCGATTTATTATCCGCTGCAATTTGCCTCGAAATACGGTCGCGGCACGGCGCTGACGGTGTCGTCATCCAGCCCGACTTACGACTGCGAGGTCGCGCAGGACGTGCCCTATCTCGATCTGTCGGCGGTGCTGCACGACGATGGCAAGACCATAGCGCTCTTTGCGATCAACCGCAGCCTTGACGAGGCGATGGACCTCAGCGTCGAGCTGCAAGGCTTCAAGGGTCTCAAGATCGTGCAGCATCACGTCATGACCGGCGAGGATCTGAAAGCCAGGAACGCGGTCGAGAACCAGGAGCGCATCGTCCCAAGGTCGGGCACAGGTCTTTCCATCACCGACGAGGGTGCGCTCATCGGGGCCCTGCCGGCAAAATCCTATCATTTCATATTGCTGTCTGTCGCCTCGGCGTGA